In Acomys russatus chromosome 16, mAcoRus1.1, whole genome shotgun sequence, the DNA window TCTctgattttatacatttaaaaaatgggttGAGTCTAGCATGTTGGCGAGCTCCTATGATCCAAGTtttcagagagggaggaagatcaGGAGCTGAAGGCCAGTCTTATCTGTgtaacaagtttgaggctagcctgggctgtaggAGGCCGTGTCTaggagggaagacagaaatgGAAGAGGGTGAAAGTGAGGTGTGGCTCCATGGTACACCgcttgcctagcgtgcatgaGAACcgaggttggattcccagcactgaggttgGGGGTATTGTACCTATCCTGGCGCCTTTAAAAGTTAATATTCAACACTTGGAATTAATTTTCCAGAAAATATCAAAAGCTACAATAGCCACTctacaaaaataagaaaggagggGCCCGGAGAATGCTCAGGgcttgagagcacttgctgcccttgcagagacCATGGCAGGCCCTGGGCCTCCCCACTGCAGGGGGTCAGAACCCTcttctgccacacacacacacacacaattttaaaaataaaataaatctttttaaatgagCCCTAGAATGAGTTGacatcagcctgggctacatgagaccctgtctcaagaaagaaaagatgaaggttTGCAGTGGACGGAGAGGGAGATGCACGTCCTGTCTCGTGGACTGGTATTTTGATGATTATGGTACTTTGCAATTTTACAGAGAgctgctattttctttctttttaaagtaatgcTTGTTGTTTTTGTCTGTAAAAGTAATAAATGTTACTTTggaaaatatagagaaatataaagagtaaaagaaaaaagtcataaCCAGTGGTAAGTACCGTTAACATCTGTGCTTCTACCCGGCCAGCCAGAGATaggatgtgtttttcttttacaaaattgGGATAATGCTGCACTTACTGTTTTGTAACCTGCTCTTTCCCTTCAACAATTTATTGTACCCATTTTCTCACAGTATTAAATTTCCTGTTCCAAGTAATTTTCCATAGCTAACTCAGTGTTCTATTACAGAGAAGAAATGTACTTAATTTAAGGTCTAATATCGGCATATTATTTGGCATTATGACATTATAATAAGCATTTttctgtataaatatttatatacgactgtttttttgtttgggatgAATTGGTAGAAGGGTAAAGTGCTGAGTCAAAGGGAATATTTTCAAGCTTTGGACACTGATCCTGGATTGCCCTCCAGGAAGGAACTAGTTAACACCCATTCCGACAGAAGATGGGCCTGTTCATGTCTCCGTATCTTAAGCAACACtggttattattatatattaatactaATATTTTGTTAGTATTATACCTTTATTTGGGGGATAGGAAATATGTTCATAGAGTTAAATTTCAAAAGttgcaaaatatatatatacagtgtggtTTCTTTGCCTTTCTCCTAGTCTAACCTTGTTTCCATCCTCATAAGTGAGCCTTGTTAAAGGTACTGTatattaagccgggcgtggtggcgcacgcctttaatcccagcactcgggaggcagaggcaggcgggtcgctgtgagttcgaggccagcctggtctacaaagcgagtccaggatggccaaggctacacagagaaaccctgtctcgaaaaaccaaaaaaaaaaaaaaaaagatactgtatATTAAGGCATATATAGGTGGATAAAAACAGCCTCGTATAACTGGCATTAACCTTCAGTTACTTGAGACCCGAGACAGGAAGATTAGGAGCCAAGGCTAGTCTGAAAAACATAGTAACCCACGAAGGTCTCAAACTCTTATATAGCTAagcctcatcctcctgcctccacttcccatgctagaattacaggtgggcaccaccatgcccagctcttttcttcttttcagtatACAAAGAATGAGTTTCACTGTGACATCCtaatcatatatatgtgcatatgacatgatacacacacacacacacacacacacacacacacacacttatgtataTCATTGTGCTGCGTTCATCTTCATCCCTCACTGCCATTTGATATCCCTCACCCTTTCCTTCACTGGTCCTGTCTCCTCAAGTGTCCCCACCTCTCCCCGTGCCCCAGGTGCTAGGAAGCAAGCACAGGCCTTTATGAATTCTAGGCCTGAgttgtaccactgagctatcgaGCTTTTTCAGACCCTAGCctgtaaaaataagattaaaaacagGACTAGATGACCAtactagaatcccagcacttaggaggtcgaggcaggaggatcaagagttcccggttggggctggagctggagagatggctcaccagctCAGAGTGTGCGCTGCTCTTGCTCTGTGAGCCTCTTGTGATCACTAGAGTTTtgtctttgtggggttttgttttgctttgctttttcttatctgtctgtctgtctgtctacttatctgtctatctatctgtcttgaGGCTGGTTACACGTGGCcaaggatagcctcaaactttGTAGcagaagctggctttgaacttctgatctcctttctccgcctcccaaatgctgggaataggccatgtgccaccacacccaacatcTGGGTCTTTTATTGTAGTTAGAAAGGAATTCCTCTAGCATTACTATTGATTCTTCATAGTTACTTAAGAGTTTGATCCAGcagggcatggtagcgcacacctgtaatcccagcactcaggaggcagaggcaggtagatctctgtgagttcaaggccagcctggtctaccagtgagcccaggacagtcagggctatacagagaaaccctgtctcggggggggggggggggggggggggaagagtttGATcctggtggtacaagcctgtaatcccagctacttgtgAAGTTGAGGCAGTTGGATCAGGGATCATGAGTTTAAGGTGAGCCTGGCTaaccgtgagttcaaggtcagcctaggtgAGCTGGCAGAGCAGCAGAAGCTGCTGTAGTAACAGTGTTGGATCTTCTTTTCCTCGTTGATCTTCAGAGGTTTGTTAGAGGGAAAAGGTGGAACAAAAAggtttagtattttttttccagttccagtcAGTCTTCAGTAGTAGGTCCCTTGTTACCTGAGAAGATTGGAGATGCTGCTTCCCAGTGTCCCTGTGACCAGCTCGTTGTCTTTCAGGGAGTGTCACATTCAAGGCCTAACACTGAGGACATTTCCCTGTGCTATGCTAACCGCTCTGCAGCCCTGTTCCATCTGGGTCAGTATGAGGTAAGTATTGGAATACCTGGTGTCCTGCCTGTGGCTTCTTTAGTGGATGGGGAggtcctctctgttcttgtgcaCACACTGAAATCAGTTAGCTTGGAACACTGACAGCCACCCAGACTCATACTTTCTTGACTCATATCACCCCTCAGAGGTGACCATGAAGAAGTGTTAGTTGATAAGAAAAAGCTATGGCACTGTCCATGGGGCACGGACTGGACCCAATAGGAAGCCCTTCTCAGTGTCCATGTCAGCCAGATGTGTTGCTGGTGGTACTTTAGGTCATGTTGGCCAGATGTGTTGCTGGTGGTACTTTAGATCCCAAGTGTGTCTACACACcagcttgttcatttgtttctgctAAATAAGCAGGTcacaaggactggagagatggcttggtggttaaaggcactggctgctcttccagaggacctagtttgattcccagtacccacatggcagctcacaactggctataactccacttccaagggGTCTGAcatcctgttctggcctctgcaggcaccaagcctggagatggtgcacagacacatgtgcagacaaaacgcatgcacataaaataacagtttaagccaggtgtggtggtgcatacctttagtcccagcactcaggaagcagaggcaggcagatctctgtgagttcaaggccagcctcgtctacaaagcaagcccaggatagccaaggctatcctgtctcagaaaacaaaaaaccaaaaacaaaacaaaaaaacttaaagaaatggaaCTGTAGAGCTGATCATGGTGAGGCAGGTtgaatctttaatcccagcccttgggaggcagaggcaggcctatgggtgtggacagcctgatctacatagaacTCCAGGCCCACCAAGGCTGTATGgcaaaactttgtctcaaacaaacaagccagaacCGCTTAATAAGACAATGTAGACATAATATTATAAACAAGCATTACTGCCACTCAGTTAAAAGGGCACACGGGGGTGAGATCAATCTCCacataaggaagaaaggagggaaggcggaaggaagagagaaaaagggaaaatcaCAAAGTAGAGCAGAGGATGGAATTTCAGGCCTGAGCTCGCTGCTGAGGTTGTGCACTTCTATTGACCCTTTACATGCCTGTGCTTGTTCAGTTTTCAGTCCATAGTGAAGAGTGCAGACCAAGGGTCACCTGGTGTTTCCTCTTTGTTTGCAGGCATGCCTTAAAGACATAGTGAGAGCAGGTATGCACGGGTACCCTGAAAGACTGCAACCCAAGATGATGGTGCGTAAGACAGAGTGCCTGGTGAACCTGGGGAGGCTACAGGAGGCGAGACAGACAATCAGTGATCTTGAAAGCAGCCTCACTGCCAAGCCAGCCCTAGTGCTGTCCTCTCATCAGATTCTGCAGAGGAGCCTCCAGCACCTAAAAATGAAGATACAAGAAAAGGAGACTGTCCCAGAACCCTTCCCTGCAGCCCTCACCAAAGCCTTTGAGGACGTGGCCCTAGGGGAAGAGAACGAACAGATCTCTGGGGCATCGCTGTCTGTCAGCTTATGCACAGACCCTTTGAAAGGCCGCCATCTAGTTGCCACAAAAGACATTCTCCCAGGAGAGCTCCTGGTGAAGGAAGATGCTTTTGTAAGTGTCCTTAATCCAGGAGAAATGCCGCCATTGCGTCATGGCCTAGAAAACAGGTGGGATACCAGAGTTACCAATGGAGACCTCTGTTGTCACCGATGTCTGAAGCACACTTTGGCCACGGTACCCTGCGGCAGCTGCAGCTATGCCAGATACTGCAGCCAGGAATGCATGCAGCAGGCCTGGGAGCTCTACCATAGCACAGAGTGTTCTCTGGGGGGGCTGCTTCTCACGCTTGGGCTCTTCTGCCATGTTGCCCTGAGAGTGACTCTTTTAGCCAGATTTGAAGATGTTGACAGAGTTGTAAGGATGCTTTGTGATGAGACTGGTAACAAAGACATCTGTTTACCTGGAAACAGGAATCAGGCCAAGACATTTAATAACACAAACCAGGGGGATAGTGAAGAGAACAGCAAAATAGGTGACGCCCCAATTCCTGGATGTAGTGTCAATGGCAAGTATGAAAGTAGTTATAGTGCCGTCTTCAGCCTCTTACCCCACACTGAAAAGCACAGCCCGGAGCACAAGTTCATGTGTGCCCTCAGTGTCTACGCACTCTGCAGGCAGCTCAAAGCCGCCAGCTTGGAGGCCCAAACCATGGGCTTACAGTCCTCCAAGCTAAAAGCAGTGACTCCAGGGTTGTGTGCAGATTTGACTGTTTGGGGAGTAGCCATGCTGCGGCATGTGCTACAGCTGCAGTCTAATGCCCAGGCGATCACCTCCATATGGCACACAGGTAAGACAAAAATCTAGTTTTTGCCTTAATTTttttggggaggaggtggggtttgagtcaaggtttctctgtgtagtcttgtctgtcctggactccctctgtagatcagactggccttgaaattacagaaatccacctgcctctgcctccctgagtgctgggattaaaggtgtgcgccaccatgcctggctcattatTGGTATTTCTAGAGCTAatgtttaatgagaaaaaaaaaacctaaaggaaGACTAACATCAAGCGAATCAGTgaccaaacaagaaaacacagcTGCCTTTCATTGTGCTATGGAGAAGCTTTTCGTGCACTTGTTATCCCAGAGCTTGGGATCCCTGTCGTTTTAAAAATGTAGGAGCCAGAGCTCGTGGTAGTGatacatgccttaatcccagcactcctgaggcacaggcaggcagatgtctgaatccagcctggtgtacatagtgagagCCCCACAGGCTACATCGTAAGACCctgtgtataataataataatattaatttaaaactaaagTATTTTTAAACTTACTCATTTTGTGTGTGGTATGCCTGCCACAGCAACAGGAGTCAGTTCCCGcctcctgtgtgtgtcctggggcTCAAACGGAGGTTGTTAGATTGGTAAAGTACTAAGCAAGAACTTTTACTtcctgagctatcttcccagccatTTCTAGCTAAAaatactagaaaataaaaatttgagtgATTTTCATTTTATCAAGAAATGCCTTTGAGGCCTGGGGAGCTGTCTCAGTGGGTAATGCACTGGCTACGCAAGCGTGAGAAGTGGAATTGAGGTCTCTTGCACCAGGGAATGCCGAGTGATCATagcagctgcctgtaattccagcacaacagagacagacaggatcCCTAGAGCAAGCCAGCTAACCAGACTAGCCAGACTGGTGAGTTCTAGTGGCCCTGATTCAGTGTGTGTGAGATGGAGAGTGATCAAAGAATGAACTTacatcggggctggagagatggctcttccaaaggtcctgagttcaattcccagtaaccacatggtgactcacaaccatctataatgagctctggtgccttcttctggtgtgtaggtatacatgcaggcagaacactgtacatgtaataagtaaatcttttaaaaagagaaaggaagaaagaaagaaagaaaaaatacatcagTTTCTGTCTTCCACAAGCAAGTATACACCCGCACATAACCACgcccacagacatgcacaaatattagacatatatatgcaagaggagggaaaaaaagaaaactctttttaaggtttttgattttgtttgttttgggcttttgtttttggggggctttaggggtttgggtttggttttcccgttgtggcatactcctttaatcccaacactcggaaagtagagacaggaggatctttgtgaattgcaggccagcctggtctatatagcaagctccaggccagtcaggactacttagagagactctgtctcaaacagacaaaaaacttattatatatgtataagtggtttgcctgcatgtatgcctgtggaCCACACACGCCTGGGGCCTttaaggccaggagagggcattagattcccctcccactgtgtgggtgctaggaatccagatgctctggaagagcagccagtgcccttggCTGCTGGGCTGTCCCCCCATCAACTCCTTTAGTTAATTATGCAGAAGGGAAGAACACAGGTGTTGCCTGAACCTGGCATTTACTGACATGTCGCTACTCCGTTAGCCCGGCAGACTATGGAAGCTTGCTCCTCAGAGTTCATATTACATTGTCCAGATTTTGCCATCGCTTTTGCGTATAtatgtgctgggatcaaaggcatgcaccaacactgCGCAGCTTTAAAACAATATGGAGCGCTTTACAAAAGCTCGGGTCACCCTTGTCCAGGgcccatgctaatcttctctgtgtCGTCCCAGTGTAGTACATGTGCTGCTGGAACGAGCACAAGGACCTGTACTGTGTGCAGGACccatggtaggagagaaagagaagcaggcctGTACATGCGCGCTCCTCTCCCTGCGTACGCATCTCAGTTGTGCTCCTGCCccacaaagaaaaagcaaagcgtGGGATCCAGACACCTCTGCAGTCTGAGCGGTTTTTattaagagcactgtttacatGGTGGGACAGCATATTAGTAAATGTCGAATCGATGTAAACCATCGTTCATTCTAGAGGGAAACACTTTTTAGACTGGggtgtgaggaagagagagaggctgtgtgaAGGCTGCAGCACGTGTGTGCGGGTTAGGAGACAACTTTTCAGGAGCGCAGTGTCTCCTGTTTCTGCATGCTCTGACTGCTCTGAGGCacagtctctcttgtttctgccctgCACTTTGTACATGAACTTCAAGCCAGTTATTCTATTTCCACCTCTCATCTTGTCCTAAGCTTCCTGAGCTTCCAGACGCCAGCCACCACATTAGCAAGGGCACCAGGATCAAGCTAAGGGCATCTGGCATCTAGCATGCATGGCAagttacccattgagccatcttgctagccgccaaaaatgtgttttcagtaggtgtggcagcaaatgcctttaatcccagcacttggggaaacagaggcaagcagatcactgtgagttcaaatccagcctggtctacaaagagaattcaggatggccaaggctgcagagaaaccctgtctcaaaaaagcaaaaaacaaaaaaacaaaaaacaaacaaaaaaaaatcaagtacacCATGGTATGGATGTTAATATGAGATAGCAGAATTCAAGGtaagatatttaataaaacaaagctttttttttttttttttttggtttttttagacagggtttctctgtgtagccttggccatcctggactcactttgtagaccaggctggcctcgaactcacagcgatccgcctgcctctgcctcccgagtgctgggattaaaggcgtgtgccaccacgcccagctcaaaacaaagcattttatttttataaaagagatTTCCAAAACTGAAATATATTATCAGTCTTAGCTCTCAGAAACAGAGATtgtatctataaaacaaaaacgcTTAAGTGTACAAGAAGGAACTTGGCAAAACCTCCATCGTTGTGAGAAAATTTAGTGCACCGTTCTGACTTTGACTGAACAAATATATTAAGGATCTAGAAACCAAGATTACATAATAACCTGGGGATTTGGCAGCTATACTATCTATCAAAACTTGTATCCCATAGATCAGAAGTCACAAACTTTCTGTGGAACACCAGATGGTATAAATATTTTAGGATTTGCAGGCATATGCGCTGTTACAGCTGTTCACCTCTGCCACACAGCGCGAAAACAGCTGTGGGTAATGCACAGATACAGAAGTGAGCCTGGCCTGATTTCAATCCTAGTTCATTATAGACACTGAAAtctaaatttttgtaattttccaCATTCAGAATTATTTTGGGCTTGTTTTCAATTACCTAACCATGTAACAAAACAGCtataaagatggctcagcaggtaaaatgctgctgtgcaagtgtgagaacctgagttcaaatccccagaacccacctaaCCCTGGGTGAAGTAAGGTCGTCTGAAATTCCAGTGCTCTTACACCTAGACAGGAGGCAGCGACAGGAGACTCCCTGCAAGCTCATGGGTCAGCTGGCCTGGCATACACAGCACTGACAACAAAGAGAACCGATTCCAGTAGAAGATAAAGACCAACatagaagttgtcctctgaccgccataTGTACATGTTCACACTC includes these proteins:
- the Smyd4 gene encoding SET and MYND domain-containing protein 4 is translated as MDLPVDEWKAYLLDKWALLPKSVQVTISTAETLSDIFLHSSSLLQPKDEMFLKRLSSGYLVEKDYDAPLFYREEGNKKFQEKDYTGAAVLYSKGVSHSRPNTEDISLCYANRSAALFHLGQYEACLKDIVRAGMHGYPERLQPKMMVRKTECLVNLGRLQEARQTISDLESSLTAKPALVLSSHQILQRSLQHLKMKIQEKETVPEPFPAALTKAFEDVALGEENEQISGASLSVSLCTDPLKGRHLVATKDILPGELLVKEDAFVSVLNPGEMPPLRHGLENRWDTRVTNGDLCCHRCLKHTLATVPCGSCSYARYCSQECMQQAWELYHSTECSLGGLLLTLGLFCHVALRVTLLARFEDVDRVVRMLCDETGNKDICLPGNRNQAKTFNNTNQGDSEENSKIGDAPIPGCSVNGKYESSYSAVFSLLPHTEKHSPEHKFMCALSVYALCRQLKAASLEAQTMGLQSSKLKAVTPGLCADLTVWGVAMLRHVLQLQSNAQAITSIWHTGSKESIVTSSRQVRLATGIFPVVSLLNHSCRPNTSVSFTSTVATIRAAQHIRKGQEIVHCYGPHESRMRAAERQRKLSAQYFFDCNCPACHAETLGTAAAPRWEAFCCSTCRACMQGNDVLSCSNQACTESVSRDRLVSRLQDLQRQVSMAQMLLRNGKPEQAVQQLLGCQEAAESFLSAEHTVLGEIEDGLAQAYATLGDWRKSAAHVQRSLQVVEARHGPSSVEIGHELFKLAQVLFNGLAVPEALSAVGKAEQILLVHCGPESDEVRELREMRSCLEDSACSPVGP